In Methanococcus voltae PS, the genomic stretch TTGAAATATTGGGGCATGAAACAATGTCAATGCGATGTTTCATGACAAGAGAGCCTATTATGCAGATATTCTTTGAGATATCTGGAAGTAGGGTTCACTATTCTTGCCCGCTAATCGGTGGAATTAGACCTCGTTGTAATATAACCGAAGAACAGAGCAAAAGGATACTTTTAAAATTAGATGAGTACGAAGAAAATATAACTGCTATTATTGATAGAGTTTTAAAAGACCCACTCTTAATTTCAAGAATGAAAGGTGTGGGCATACTTGACAGAAAAACTGCGGCTAAATTTCACGCTGTAGGTCCAACTGCAAGAGGTAGTAATATAAAATCTGATATGCGTAAAATGGGTTGGGTTCCAGAGTATGACGCTTACGAATTTGACGAAATACTATTTGACGATTGTGACGTATTATCTAGAATTGCAGTTCGTGGATTTGAAATTCTCGAAAGTGTTAAAATAATAAGGCAAGCTTTAGAATTATTAAACGATAAAAGCTTAAGTCCTGAAATTTACAACTCCGACTATGAAGTAAAAGAGTTTAAACCGATTGAATGCTACACTGAAGCTCAAAGAGGTCAACAATACTATTCATATGGTGTTGATAAAGATGGTAGAGTAAGACATGCACGTATCAGAACCCCTACTGCTACAAACTTAGGTGCCATGGAAGAAATAGTTAAAGGATACCACGTAAGCGATGCAGAACTTATTATTGCAAGTTGTGACCCTTGTTTCACTTGTACGGACAGATTATCCATATTAAAAGAAGACTATAATACTTACTCTAAAAAAATTTAAATATATTTTTTTAATTTATTCTTAATTATTTAAGATAGCATATTTATAATTAATTCTTATTTTATTCGTAGTTTATCATTTTATAAATTATTCTTATCTTTTTTATATCATCAATGTGTGGAAACCTTTTTATATTGGAAATATATAACTAATGAGTTATAGGTACAACTATTGTAACATATAATAATGATTACATTACCCTGTGTACCGATAGGATGAATATCCCACTAAATAGAACATAAGAAGAAACATAAGAAACAAGTGGAGGTAATAATATGCCTGCCCCAAGATATAAATCTGGCTCAATGAAAAAAACCTGTGTAAGAGTAACTAAAGGAAATACTGCTCATTACAGAAGAAAAAAACAAGGTACAGCTAAATGCGCTGCTTGCGGTGCTGTTTTAAACGGTGTACCTAAAGGCAGAATTGCAGAAATCTCAAAATTAGCAAAAACCGAAAAAAGACCTGAAAGAGTATATGGTGGACATTTATGTGCAGCATGTGTTAAAAAAATCATGGTCGAAAAAGCAAGAAACTTTTAATTAGGTGCTATGATGATTATAACCATTGGAGGATTACCTGGAACTGGAACAACCACAATCGCCAAATTAATTTCTGAAAAATATAACTTAGACCACGTATGTGCAGGTTTTATCTTCAGAGATATGGCCAAGGAAAATAATATGTCTTTGAAAGATTTCAGCGAATATGCTGAAGCTAATGATAAGGTAGATTATGAAATTGACCGTAGGCAGATTGAATGTGCTAAAAAGGGTAGTATAGTCCTCGAAGGAAGATTAGCAGGTTGGATGCTTGAAAAGAATAATATTAAAGCAGATTTAAGCATCTGGTTAAAAGCAGACCCAATGGTTAGATGCAAAAGAATTAGCTTGCGAGAAAATGAAGGCATCGAAAAAGCGATGGAAGAGATGATTCTTAGAGAAAACTCTGAGAAAAAACGATATAATGAAATATACGACATAAATATTGATGATTTATCAATCTATGATATAATTATCGAATCATCCAAAT encodes the following:
- the cmk gene encoding (d)CMP kinase gives rise to the protein MIITIGGLPGTGTTTIAKLISEKYNLDHVCAGFIFRDMAKENNMSLKDFSEYAEANDKVDYEIDRRQIECAKKGSIVLEGRLAGWMLEKNNIKADLSIWLKADPMVRCKRISLRENEGIEKAMEEMILRENSEKKRYNEIYDINIDDLSIYDIIIESSKWDINGVFKLIDFAIGNKIQ
- a CDS encoding 50S ribosomal protein L34e; translated protein: MPAPRYKSGSMKKTCVRVTKGNTAHYRRKKQGTAKCAACGAVLNGVPKGRIAEISKLAKTEKRPERVYGGHLCAACVKKIMVEKARNF
- a CDS encoding hydrogenase large subunit, producing the protein MYEGEIAIGPVHSTMLEPHRLRLFIDDEIVKDAELSIGVNHRGIERLMEGLPVEKACILTEKICGICSHIHLWSSVRLTEIASKIYVPERAQHIRVIVEELERLHSHNLLFGHAFEILGHETMSMRCFMTREPIMQIFFEISGSRVHYSCPLIGGIRPRCNITEEQSKRILLKLDEYEENITAIIDRVLKDPLLISRMKGVGILDRKTAAKFHAVGPTARGSNIKSDMRKMGWVPEYDAYEFDEILFDDCDVLSRIAVRGFEILESVKIIRQALELLNDKSLSPEIYNSDYEVKEFKPIECYTEAQRGQQYYSYGVDKDGRVRHARIRTPTATNLGAMEEIVKGYHVSDAELIIASCDPCFTCTDRLSILKEDYNTYSKKI